In Streptomyces sp. NBC_00091, the following proteins share a genomic window:
- the secE gene encoding preprotein translocase subunit SecE, translated as MTDALGSIDMPDADSDTREKKARKGGKRGKKGPLGRLALFYRQIVAELRKVVWPTRNQLSTYTTVVIVFVVIMIGLVTVIDYGFQEAIKFVFG; from the coding sequence GTGACGGACGCCCTGGGCTCCATCGACATGCCTGACGCCGACAGCGACACTCGCGAGAAGAAGGCCCGCAAGGGCGGCAAGCGCGGAAAGAAGGGCCCTCTCGGCCGTCTCGCGCTGTTCTACCGCCAGATCGTCGCGGAGCTCCGCAAGGTCGTATGGCCCACCCGTAACCAGCTCTCGACGTACACCACCGTGGTGATTGTCTTCGTCGTCATCATGATCGGTCTGGTGACCGTGATTGACTATGGGTTCCAGGAAGCCATCAAGTTCGTCTTCGGCTGA
- the rplA gene encoding 50S ribosomal protein L1 encodes MKRSKTLRAADAKIDREKLYAPLEAVRLAKDTSATKFDSTVEVAFRLGVDPRKADQMVRGTVNLPHGTGKTARVLVFATGDRAAAAEAAGADIVGDDELINEIAKGNRLNEFDAVVATPDLMGKVGRLGRVLGPRGLMPNPKTGTVTMDVAKAVTEIKGGKIEFRVDKHSNLHFIIGKVSFSDEQLVENYAAALDEIIRLKPSAAKGRYIKKAALSTTMGPGIQLDSNRTRNLLVEEDPAAV; translated from the coding sequence GTGAAGCGCAGCAAGACTCTCCGCGCTGCGGACGCCAAGATCGACCGGGAGAAGCTCTACGCCCCGCTCGAGGCCGTCCGTCTCGCCAAGGACACCAGCGCCACCAAGTTCGACAGCACCGTCGAGGTCGCCTTCCGCCTGGGTGTCGACCCGCGCAAGGCCGACCAGATGGTCCGCGGCACCGTGAACCTCCCGCACGGCACCGGCAAGACCGCCCGGGTCCTGGTCTTCGCGACCGGTGACCGTGCTGCGGCCGCGGAAGCCGCCGGCGCCGACATCGTCGGCGATGACGAGCTGATCAACGAGATCGCCAAGGGCAACCGCCTCAACGAGTTCGACGCCGTTGTGGCCACCCCGGACCTCATGGGCAAGGTCGGCCGCCTCGGCCGCGTGCTCGGTCCCCGTGGCCTCATGCCGAACCCGAAGACCGGCACCGTCACCATGGACGTCGCCAAGGCTGTCACCGAGATCAAGGGTGGCAAGATCGAGTTCCGCGTCGACAAGCACTCGAACCTGCACTTCATCATCGGCAAGGTCTCCTTCTCCGATGAGCAGCTGGTCGAGAACTACGCGGCGGCCCTGGACGAGATCATCCGTCTGAAGCCGTCCGCCGCCAAGGGCCGCTACATCAAGAAGGCCGCCCTCAGCACCACGATGGGCCCCGGCATCCAGCTGGACTCCAACCGCACCCGGAACCTCCTCGTCGAGGAAGACCCGGCTGCTGTCTGA
- a CDS encoding DHA2 family efflux MFS transporter permease subunit yields the protein MTQQAETKLRRPAVWALVLTGAASFMAALDNLVVTTALPAIRGDLGGKLEDLEWTVNAYTLTFAVLLMFGSALGDRFGRRRLFVAGLAVFTGASAAAALSPGIGQLIAARAVQGVGAAVMMPLSLTLLAAAVPAARRGMALGIYGAVGGLAVASGPLIGGTLTEHISWQWIFWLNVPVGLALIPLARLRLTESTAPNSRLDIPGTLLISGGLFGVVYALVNANADGWTSAPVLTGLIAGSALIGGFVHHGFRNANPMLPMRLFRNRGFFGINIASLLMYLGMFGSIFLLSQFLQGVAGYSPTQAGLRMLPWTGMAIIVAPIAGMLSDRIGGRPVVVAGLALQALGLGWFAVILSTDVSYAAQLPALVLSGIGMSLYFAPAGNVLMSTVTPADQGKASGANNALREVGGALGVAVLASVFSAQGGYDTPQTFTDGTVPALWIGAAAVALAAALALLLPRRAKTSPVTAAGPLPAAAKVPVG from the coding sequence GTGACCCAGCAAGCAGAGACGAAGCTCCGCAGGCCCGCCGTCTGGGCCCTCGTGCTCACCGGGGCCGCCAGCTTCATGGCCGCCCTCGACAACCTCGTCGTCACCACCGCCCTCCCCGCCATCCGGGGCGACCTCGGCGGCAAGCTGGAGGACCTGGAGTGGACGGTGAACGCCTACACGCTCACCTTCGCCGTCCTGCTGATGTTCGGCTCCGCCCTCGGTGACCGCTTCGGCCGGCGCCGGCTCTTCGTCGCCGGGCTCGCGGTCTTCACGGGTGCCTCCGCCGCTGCCGCCCTCTCGCCCGGGATCGGGCAGCTCATCGCCGCCCGCGCCGTCCAGGGCGTCGGCGCGGCGGTCATGATGCCGCTCAGCCTCACCCTGCTCGCCGCCGCCGTCCCGGCCGCGCGCCGGGGCATGGCCCTGGGGATCTACGGAGCCGTCGGCGGGCTGGCCGTCGCCAGCGGTCCCCTCATCGGGGGCACCCTCACCGAGCACATCTCCTGGCAGTGGATCTTCTGGCTCAACGTGCCCGTCGGCCTCGCCCTGATCCCGCTCGCCCGCCTGCGTCTCACCGAGTCCACCGCCCCGAACTCCCGCCTCGACATCCCCGGCACCCTCCTCATCAGCGGTGGTCTCTTCGGGGTCGTCTACGCCCTGGTCAACGCCAACGCCGACGGCTGGACCAGCGCCCCCGTCCTGACCGGCCTGATCGCGGGCAGCGCGCTCATCGGCGGCTTCGTCCACCACGGCTTCCGCAACGCGAACCCCATGCTCCCCATGCGCCTCTTCCGCAACCGGGGCTTCTTCGGGATCAACATCGCCAGCCTGCTGATGTACCTCGGGATGTTCGGGTCGATCTTCCTGCTCAGCCAGTTCCTCCAGGGCGTCGCCGGCTACTCGCCCACCCAGGCCGGCCTGCGCATGCTGCCCTGGACCGGAATGGCGATCATCGTCGCCCCGATAGCGGGGATGCTGTCCGACCGGATCGGCGGCCGGCCCGTGGTCGTCGCCGGGCTGGCGCTTCAGGCACTCGGGCTCGGCTGGTTCGCCGTGATCCTGAGCACGGACGTCTCGTACGCCGCCCAGCTCCCGGCGCTCGTCCTGAGCGGGATCGGCATGTCCCTGTACTTCGCCCCCGCCGGCAACGTGCTCATGTCCACGGTGACCCCCGCCGACCAGGGCAAGGCCTCCGGCGCCAACAACGCCCTCCGCGAGGTCGGCGGGGCCCTCGGGGTGGCGGTCCTGGCCTCGGTCTTCTCCGCGCAGGGCGGCTACGACACCCCGCAGACCTTCACCGACGGCACCGTCCCCGCCCTGTGGATCGGCGCCGCCGCGGTGGCCCTGGCCGCCGCCCTCGCCCTGCTGCTCCCGCGCAGGGCGAAGACCTCACCGGTCACCGCCGCCGGCCCGCTCCCCGCGGCCGCCAAGGTGCCCGTCGGCTGA
- a CDS encoding DUF3291 domain-containing protein: protein MPDIPWSTPTQAAPDAEVYVMASRFETATLTGAVRFFLKAPGIIGQIRKAPGAHGVALRARVLGRTFLTLSAWEDRDALYRFARSEPHRSSSRAASAYMKESAFTFWTVPASELPITWAEAERRLAEQKHGY, encoded by the coding sequence ATGCCCGACATCCCCTGGTCCACGCCCACCCAGGCCGCGCCCGACGCCGAGGTCTACGTCATGGCCTCCCGCTTCGAGACCGCCACCCTCACCGGCGCCGTGAGGTTCTTCCTCAAGGCGCCCGGCATCATCGGCCAGATCCGCAAGGCCCCCGGCGCCCACGGCGTGGCCCTCCGTGCCAGGGTCCTCGGCCGCACCTTCCTCACCCTCTCCGCCTGGGAGGACCGGGACGCGCTCTACCGCTTCGCCCGCAGCGAGCCGCACCGCTCCAGCTCCCGCGCGGCCAGCGCGTACATGAAGGAATCCGCCTTCACCTTCTGGACCGTTCCTGCCTCGGAACTGCCCATCACCTGGGCCGAGGCGGAGCGCCGTCTGGCCGAGCAGAAGCACGGCTACTGA
- a CDS encoding MaoC family dehydratase produces the protein MTAQIHYADVEVGTELPAASFPVTRATLVRYAGASGDFNPIHWNEKFAKEVGLPDVIAHGMFTMAEAIRVVTDWVGDPGAVVEYGVRFTKPVVVPNDDQGALIEVTAKVAAKLEDNRVRVDLTAMSAGQKVLGMSRAVVKLA, from the coding sequence ATGACCGCGCAGATCCACTACGCCGACGTCGAGGTCGGCACCGAGCTGCCGGCGGCGTCCTTCCCCGTGACGCGCGCCACGCTCGTCCGCTACGCGGGGGCATCGGGTGACTTCAACCCGATCCACTGGAACGAGAAGTTCGCCAAGGAGGTCGGACTGCCGGACGTGATCGCGCACGGCATGTTCACCATGGCCGAGGCGATCCGCGTGGTGACCGACTGGGTGGGCGACCCGGGCGCGGTCGTCGAGTACGGCGTCCGCTTCACCAAGCCGGTCGTGGTCCCGAACGACGACCAGGGCGCGCTGATCGAGGTCACCGCGAAGGTCGCCGCCAAGCTGGAGGACAACCGCGTACGGGTCGACCTGACGGCCATGAGCGCGGGCCAGAAGGTCCTGGGCATGTCCCGCGCGGTGGTCAAGCTGGCCTGA
- a CDS encoding adenosine deaminase, with protein sequence MEHVRDLTLLPKAHLHLHFTGSMRPSTLLELADKYGVRLPDALTAGEPPKLRATDERGWFRFQRLYDAARSCLREPEDIRRLVREAAEEDVRDGSGWLEIQVDPTSYAPLLGGMIPAVEIILDAVDSASRETGLGMRVVIAANRMKHPLDARTLARLAVRYADRGIVGFGLSNDERRGMARDFDRAFAIAREGGLLAAPHGGELTGPSSVRDCIDDLHAARIGHGVRAAEDPRLLKRLADRQITCEVCPASNVALGVYERPEDVPLRTLFEAGVPMALGADDPLLFGSRLAAQYEIARRHHAFTDAELAELARQSVRGSAAPEDVRAKLLAGIDHWLGA encoded by the coding sequence ATGGAGCACGTACGCGATCTCACGCTTCTGCCGAAAGCCCACCTGCACCTGCACTTCACCGGCTCGATGCGCCCGTCGACCCTGCTGGAGCTCGCCGACAAGTACGGCGTCCGCCTCCCCGACGCCCTGACCGCCGGGGAGCCACCCAAGCTGCGCGCCACCGACGAGCGCGGCTGGTTCCGCTTCCAGCGGCTCTACGACGCCGCCCGCAGCTGCCTGCGTGAGCCCGAGGACATCCGGCGCCTGGTCCGCGAGGCGGCCGAGGAGGACGTGCGGGACGGCAGCGGCTGGCTGGAGATCCAGGTCGACCCCACCTCCTACGCGCCCCTCCTCGGCGGGATGATCCCGGCCGTCGAGATCATCCTGGACGCCGTCGACAGCGCCTCCCGCGAGACCGGCCTCGGCATGCGGGTCGTCATCGCCGCCAACCGCATGAAGCACCCCCTCGACGCCCGCACCCTCGCCCGCCTGGCCGTCCGCTACGCCGACCGCGGCATCGTCGGCTTCGGGCTCTCCAACGACGAGCGCCGCGGCATGGCCCGCGACTTCGACCGGGCCTTCGCCATCGCCCGCGAGGGCGGCCTGCTCGCGGCCCCGCACGGCGGCGAGCTGACCGGCCCCTCCTCCGTCCGCGACTGCATCGACGACCTGCACGCCGCCCGCATCGGGCACGGCGTACGGGCCGCCGAGGACCCCCGGCTGCTGAAGCGGCTCGCCGACCGGCAGATCACCTGCGAGGTCTGCCCGGCCTCCAACGTGGCGCTCGGCGTGTACGAGCGGCCCGAGGACGTGCCGCTGCGCACCCTCTTCGAGGCCGGGGTGCCGATGGCCCTGGGCGCGGACGACCCGCTGCTCTTCGGGTCCCGGCTCGCGGCCCAGTACGAGATCGCCCGCCGCCACCACGCCTTCACGGACGCGGAGCTCGCCGAGCTGGCCCGCCAGTCGGTGCGCGGTTCGGCCGCGCCGGAGGACGTACGGGCCAAGCTGCTGGCCGGGATCGACCACTGGCTCGGCGCGTAG
- a CDS encoding UDP-N-acetylmuramate dehydrogenase, whose product MPLRDARGTARTLVRVQELHDAPLAPLTTFRLGGPAARLVTATTDAEVVETVRAADASGTPLLVIGGGSNLVIGDQGFAGTALRIATTGFTLDGTTLELAAGENWSDAVARTVEAGLAGIECLAGIPGSAGATPIQNVGAYGQEVCETITEVVAYDRTTGETVTLTAAECAFRYRNSTFKDQPDRYVVLRVRFALEDAGGLSAPVKYPETARALGVEAGDRVPAARARETVLRLRAGKGMVLDPADHDTWSAGSFFHNPILTDEAYAAFLARVQDRLGADTAPPAYPAGEGRTKTSAAWLIDKAGFTKGYGSGPARISTKHTLALTNRGEATTEDLLALAREVVAGVHAAFGVTLVNEPVTVGVSI is encoded by the coding sequence GTGCCCCTCCGGGATGCGAGGGGGACGGCCCGTACTCTTGTCCGCGTGCAGGAACTCCACGATGCCCCCCTCGCCCCGCTGACCACCTTCCGCCTCGGCGGCCCCGCGGCCCGGCTGGTCACCGCGACCACCGACGCCGAGGTCGTCGAAACCGTCCGTGCCGCGGACGCGAGCGGCACCCCGCTGCTGGTCATCGGCGGCGGCAGCAACCTGGTCATCGGCGACCAGGGCTTCGCCGGAACCGCCCTGCGCATCGCCACCACCGGCTTCACGCTCGACGGCACCACCCTCGAGCTCGCGGCCGGCGAGAACTGGAGCGACGCCGTCGCCCGCACCGTCGAGGCCGGGCTCGCCGGCATCGAGTGCCTCGCCGGAATCCCCGGCTCGGCCGGTGCCACCCCGATCCAGAACGTCGGGGCGTACGGCCAGGAGGTCTGCGAGACCATCACCGAGGTCGTCGCCTACGACCGCACCACCGGCGAGACGGTCACCCTCACCGCCGCCGAGTGCGCCTTCCGCTACCGCAACAGCACCTTCAAGGACCAGCCCGACCGCTACGTCGTCCTGCGCGTGCGCTTCGCCCTGGAGGACGCGGGCGGCCTCTCCGCCCCGGTCAAGTACCCCGAGACGGCCCGCGCCCTCGGCGTCGAGGCCGGCGACCGCGTCCCGGCCGCCCGCGCCCGCGAGACCGTACTGCGCCTGCGCGCCGGCAAGGGCATGGTCCTCGACCCCGCCGACCACGACACCTGGTCCGCCGGCTCCTTCTTCCACAACCCGATCCTGACCGACGAGGCCTACGCGGCCTTCCTCGCCCGCGTCCAGGACCGCCTCGGCGCCGACACCGCCCCGCCCGCCTACCCGGCCGGCGAGGGCCGTACGAAGACCAGCGCGGCCTGGCTGATCGACAAGGCCGGCTTCACCAAGGGCTACGGCAGCGGCCCCGCCCGCATCTCCACCAAGCACACCCTCGCCCTCACCAACCGGGGCGAGGCCACGACCGAGGACCTCCTCGCCCTGGCCCGGGAGGTCGTCGCGGGAGTCCACGCGGCGTTCGGCGTCACCCTCGTCAACGAGCCGGTGACGGTCGGCGTCAGCATCTGA
- the rplJ gene encoding 50S ribosomal protein L10 — MPTPNKAAAVAELKDAFQSSNAAVLTEYRGLTVAQLKTLRRSLGENAQYAVVKNTLTKIAANQAGITALDEHFAGPTAVAFITGDPVESAKSLRDFAKDNPNLIIKAGVLDGKALTADEIKKLADLESREVLLSKLAGAFKGKQSQAASLFQALPSKFVRTAEALRVKLAEQGGAE; from the coding sequence ATGCCGACGCCCAACAAGGCTGCCGCGGTAGCCGAGCTCAAGGACGCGTTCCAGAGCTCGAACGCCGCCGTGCTGACCGAGTACCGGGGTCTCACCGTCGCGCAGCTCAAGACGCTGCGTCGTTCCCTCGGTGAGAACGCCCAGTACGCCGTGGTGAAGAACACGCTGACCAAGATTGCGGCCAACCAGGCCGGGATCACCGCGCTGGACGAGCACTTCGCTGGTCCGACCGCGGTCGCCTTCATCACCGGTGACCCGGTGGAGTCGGCGAAGAGCCTGCGTGACTTCGCCAAGGACAACCCGAACCTCATCATCAAGGCGGGTGTCCTTGATGGTAAGGCGCTCACCGCCGATGAGATCAAGAAGCTTGCGGACCTCGAGTCCCGCGAGGTTCTGCTCAGCAAGCTGGCCGGCGCGTTCAAGGGCAAGCAGTCCCAGGCTGCCTCGCTCTTCCAGGCGCTGCCGTCGAAGTTCGTCCGCACCGCGGAAGCGCTTCGCGTCAAGCTCGCCGAGCAGGGCGGTGCCGAGTAA
- a CDS encoding TetR/AcrR family transcriptional regulator, with translation MARMSADERRESVIRAAIHEFARGGYYGTSTEAIAKRVGVSQPYLFRLFPNKQAIFLAAAARCLERTREVFAEAADGLGGEDAVHAMADAYTRHIADDPQVLQMQLQMYVTVAAAEAAGDHELGELVRAGWMELWNTVKVPFGGDVDETTTFMAYGMLINTLTAMGFPPGHAIWEGLYPSGRPKEPQGE, from the coding sequence ATGGCAAGGATGAGTGCGGACGAGCGGCGCGAGAGCGTCATTCGCGCGGCGATTCACGAGTTCGCCCGCGGCGGCTACTACGGGACCTCCACCGAGGCGATCGCCAAGCGGGTCGGGGTTTCGCAGCCGTACCTCTTCCGGCTGTTCCCCAACAAGCAGGCCATCTTCCTCGCGGCGGCCGCCCGCTGCTTGGAGCGCACCCGGGAGGTGTTCGCCGAGGCCGCCGACGGGCTCGGGGGGGAGGACGCGGTGCACGCCATGGCCGACGCCTACACCCGGCACATCGCCGACGACCCGCAGGTCCTGCAGATGCAGCTCCAGATGTACGTCACCGTCGCCGCCGCCGAGGCGGCCGGCGACCACGAGCTCGGTGAGCTCGTACGGGCGGGGTGGATGGAACTGTGGAACACCGTGAAGGTGCCGTTCGGCGGGGACGTCGACGAGACCACCACCTTCATGGCCTACGGCATGCTCATCAACACCCTCACCGCCATGGGCTTCCCGCCCGGCCACGCCATCTGGGAGGGGCTGTACCCCTCAGGCCGGCCCAAGGAGCCCCAGGGGGAGTAG
- a CDS encoding pyridoxal phosphate-dependent aminotransferase, translating to MTSATPSSERRVSARIGAISESATLAIDAKAKALKAAGRPVIGFAAGEPDFPTPDYIVEAAVEACRNPKYHRYTPAGGLPELKSAIAAKTLRDSGYEVEASQVLVTNGGKQAIYEAFAAVLDPGDEVIVPAPYWTTYPESIRLAGGVPVEVVADETTGYRVSVEQLEAARTERTKVVLFVSPSNPTGAVYSEDDARAIGEWAAEHGLWVMTDEIYEHLVYGDAKFTSLPVLVPALRDKCIIVNGVAKTYAMTGWRVGWVIAPQDVVKAATNLQSHATSNVSNVAQVAALAAVSGNLDAVAEMRKAFDRRRQTMVKMLNEIDGVLCPTPEGAFYAYPSVKELLGKEIRGKRPQTSVELATLILDEAEVAVVPGEAFGTPGYLRLSYALGDEDLVEGVSRIQKLLAEAKA from the coding sequence ATGACCTCTGCAACGCCTTCCTCCGAGCGCCGGGTGTCCGCCCGTATCGGCGCCATTTCCGAGTCCGCCACCCTCGCCATCGACGCCAAGGCCAAGGCGCTCAAGGCCGCCGGGCGCCCGGTGATCGGCTTCGCCGCGGGCGAGCCGGACTTCCCGACCCCGGACTACATCGTCGAGGCGGCGGTCGAGGCCTGCCGCAACCCGAAGTACCACCGCTACACGCCGGCCGGCGGCCTCCCCGAGCTCAAGTCCGCCATCGCCGCGAAGACGCTGCGCGACTCGGGCTACGAGGTCGAGGCCTCCCAGGTCCTGGTGACCAACGGCGGCAAGCAGGCCATCTACGAGGCCTTCGCGGCGGTCCTCGACCCGGGCGACGAGGTCATCGTCCCGGCCCCGTACTGGACCACCTACCCGGAGTCGATCCGCCTCGCCGGCGGTGTCCCGGTCGAGGTCGTCGCCGACGAGACCACCGGCTACCGGGTCTCCGTCGAGCAGCTGGAGGCCGCGCGCACCGAGCGGACCAAGGTCGTCCTGTTCGTCTCCCCCTCCAACCCGACCGGCGCGGTGTACAGCGAGGACGACGCCCGCGCCATCGGCGAGTGGGCCGCCGAGCACGGCCTGTGGGTCATGACCGACGAGATCTACGAGCACCTGGTCTACGGCGACGCGAAGTTCACCTCGCTGCCCGTGCTGGTGCCGGCCCTGCGCGACAAGTGCATCATCGTCAACGGCGTCGCCAAGACGTACGCCATGACCGGCTGGCGCGTGGGCTGGGTCATCGCCCCGCAGGACGTCGTCAAGGCCGCGACCAACCTCCAGTCGCACGCCACCTCCAACGTCTCCAACGTGGCCCAGGTCGCCGCACTGGCCGCCGTCTCGGGCAACCTGGACGCCGTCGCCGAGATGCGCAAGGCCTTCGACCGCCGCCGCCAGACGATGGTGAAGATGCTCAACGAGATCGACGGGGTCCTCTGCCCGACCCCCGAGGGCGCGTTCTACGCGTACCCGTCGGTCAAGGAGCTGCTCGGCAAGGAGATCCGCGGCAAGCGCCCGCAGACCTCGGTCGAGCTCGCCACGCTGATCCTCGACGAGGCCGAGGTCGCGGTCGTCCCGGGCGAGGCCTTCGGCACCCCGGGCTACCTGCGCCTGTCCTACGCCCTGGGCGACGAGGACCTGGTCGAGGGCGTGTCCCGCATCCAGAAGCTCCTGGCGGAAGCCAAGGCCTAG
- a CDS encoding LppX_LprAFG lipoprotein: MLAYRKKTAGAALAAVLLVGGATTACEDGKKADGGKAAAGAPSAQASASPSASGKAAGGAADATPAAYLQKAKKQSEEITSLRYTMSGTSAGQPVSGEASMRLKPSVAMAMKISSQGADAGTVEIRLIDGAMFMGAEGKWLKYDIKSLDPQSAKKLEGAGGGANNSGENPGDRADQLMGAKDLKTVGDETIDGVKTTHVTGTVTMEQMRASLATATPEAKVRQEKSLQKMEGEGIKSMNMDMWIDESGHTKQFRTRAEATKGPLDMTVKFLDYNKPVDIAAPPADQVMDLAEMMKGSGSGSAQG, from the coding sequence ATGCTCGCGTACCGCAAGAAGACCGCAGGGGCCGCGCTGGCCGCCGTACTGCTCGTGGGTGGGGCCACGACGGCGTGCGAGGACGGGAAGAAGGCCGACGGGGGCAAGGCGGCGGCGGGCGCGCCGTCCGCGCAGGCCTCCGCCTCCCCGTCCGCGTCCGGCAAGGCCGCGGGGGGCGCCGCGGACGCGACCCCGGCCGCGTACCTGCAGAAGGCCAAGAAGCAGTCCGAGGAGATCACCTCCCTGCGGTACACCATGTCCGGGACCTCCGCCGGCCAGCCGGTCTCCGGAGAGGCGTCCATGCGCCTCAAGCCGTCCGTGGCCATGGCGATGAAGATCAGCTCGCAGGGCGCGGACGCCGGGACGGTGGAGATCCGCCTGATCGACGGGGCCATGTTCATGGGCGCCGAGGGCAAGTGGCTCAAGTACGACATCAAGAGCCTGGACCCCCAGTCGGCGAAGAAGCTCGAGGGCGCGGGCGGCGGCGCGAACAACTCCGGGGAGAACCCGGGCGACCGCGCCGACCAGCTGATGGGGGCCAAGGACCTCAAGACCGTCGGCGACGAGACCATCGACGGCGTGAAGACCACGCACGTCACCGGGACCGTCACGATGGAGCAGATGCGGGCCTCCCTCGCCACCGCCACGCCCGAGGCCAAGGTGCGCCAGGAGAAGTCCCTCCAGAAGATGGAGGGCGAGGGCATCAAGAGCATGAACATGGACATGTGGATCGACGAGTCCGGCCACACCAAGCAGTTCCGCACCCGCGCCGAGGCCACCAAGGGCCCGCTGGACATGACCGTCAAGTTCCTGGACTACAACAAGCCGGTCGACATCGCGGCCCCGCCGGCCGACCAGGTCATGGACCTCGCCGAGATGATGAAGGGCTCCGGCTCGGGCTCTGCCCAGGGCTGA
- the nusG gene encoding transcription termination/antitermination protein NusG → MSDPNLNVSDESVESVESVEDQLDIVEAADAVDPDEAELADAEAGVAAEEAALHVEDEVDAEAEDDAEVEEAADDAEDEGDIEAETELEDEAAEEAAPAEPAEPVDPIQALRDELRLLPGEWYVIHTYAGYEKRVKANLEQRAVSLNVEEFIYQAEVPEEEIVQIKNGERKNVRQNKLPGYVLVRMDLTNESWGVVRNTPGVTGFVGNAYDPYPLTLDEIVKMLAPEAQEKAAKQAAEEAGLPAPAVKRTIEVLDFEVGDSVTVTDGPFATLQATINEINPDSKKVKGLVEIFGRETPVELSFDQIQKN, encoded by the coding sequence GTGTCTGACCCGAACCTGAACGTGAGCGACGAGTCCGTCGAGTCCGTCGAGTCCGTTGAGGACCAGCTCGACATCGTCGAGGCTGCCGACGCCGTGGACCCCGATGAGGCCGAGCTCGCCGACGCCGAAGCCGGCGTCGCGGCCGAGGAAGCCGCGCTGCACGTCGAGGACGAGGTCGACGCCGAGGCCGAGGACGACGCCGAGGTCGAAGAGGCCGCCGACGACGCCGAGGACGAGGGCGACATCGAGGCCGAGACCGAGCTCGAGGACGAGGCTGCCGAGGAGGCCGCCCCGGCCGAGCCCGCCGAGCCCGTCGACCCCATCCAGGCGCTGCGCGACGAACTGCGCCTGCTCCCCGGCGAGTGGTACGTGATCCACACCTACGCGGGCTACGAGAAGCGCGTGAAGGCGAACCTCGAACAGCGCGCCGTCTCGCTGAACGTCGAGGAGTTCATCTACCAGGCCGAGGTGCCCGAGGAAGAGATCGTCCAGATCAAGAACGGCGAGCGCAAGAACGTCCGGCAGAACAAGCTGCCCGGTTACGTTCTCGTCCGCATGGATCTGACGAACGAGTCCTGGGGTGTCGTGCGTAACACGCCCGGCGTCACCGGCTTCGTCGGCAACGCGTACGACCCGTACCCGCTGACCCTCGACGAGATCGTCAAGATGCTCGCCCCCGAGGCGCAGGAGAAGGCCGCCAAGCAGGCTGCCGAAGAGGCCGGCCTGCCCGCGCCCGCCGTCAAGCGCACCATCGAGGTCCTGGACTTCGAGGTCGGCGACTCGGTCACCGTCACCGACGGCCCGTTCGCCACGCTGCAGGCGACGATCAACGAGATCAACCCGGACTCGAAGAAGGTCAAGGGCCTCGTGGAGATCTTCGGCCGCGAGACCCCGGTCGAGCTCAGCTTCGACCAGATCCAGAAGAACTGA
- the rplK gene encoding 50S ribosomal protein L11, giving the protein MPPKKKKITGLIKLQIKAGAANPAPPVGPALGQHGVNIMEFCKAYNAATESQRGMVVPVEITVYDDRSFTFITKTPPAARLILKSAGIEKGSGEPHKTKVAKLTRDQVREIATIKMPDLNANDIDAAEKIIAGTARSMGITIEG; this is encoded by the coding sequence ATGCCTCCCAAGAAGAAGAAGATCACGGGGCTTATCAAGCTCCAGATCAAGGCCGGTGCGGCCAACCCGGCTCCGCCGGTCGGCCCCGCGCTCGGTCAGCACGGCGTCAACATCATGGAGTTCTGCAAGGCCTACAACGCCGCGACCGAGTCGCAGCGTGGCATGGTCGTGCCGGTGGAGATCACGGTCTACGACGACCGTTCCTTCACCTTCATCACCAAGACCCCGCCGGCCGCGCGCCTCATCCTGAAGAGCGCTGGCATCGAGAAGGGCTCCGGCGAGCCGCACAAGACCAAGGTCGCGAAGCTCACGCGTGACCAGGTCCGCGAGATCGCCACGATCAAGATGCCTGACCTCAACGCGAACGACATCGACGCCGCCGAGAAGATCATCGCCGGCACCGCCCGTTCGATGGGTATCACGATCGAGGGCTGA